The DNA window TGCTGTGCCATCCACAGAAAAATCCAGAACATTGCTGTTTTCCCATATCCAGGAAATGAATGTTTTTTCCTTTTCAGGAATTCGCAACTCTAAGTAAGAAAAAGGCAAGCAATTCTCTATTTCATATATAAGAAGGTCTATATTTTCTCCAGTTAAAGCTGAGATTGGTATTGTTTTAATATTAAAATTCTCTTCAACAATCTTTATTTTCTTCTCCATCTCTTCTCTCTTTATTTTATCTATTTTATTCATTACTATTATTATTTTTGGCTCTTCTTTTAGAATATAAATTTCTTTGAGGGAAGCCTTTATTTTTTCAATCAATATATTATCATTATCAGAAGAATCAACAACAAGTAGAATCAAATCGGAAAAAGAAATTTCTTCCAGAGTTGAATGAAATGCATTTATTAGCCAATGTGGTAGATCTTTAATAAATCCTACGGTGTCTATAAGTAAGATTGGTAGAGATGATTTAGCCAGTTTTTTTGTTTTTGTTGAAAGAGTGGTAAATAATCTATCATCTATTTCAACATCATCACCAGTCAATGCCTTTAAAATAGAACTCTTGCCAGCATTTGTATAACCAGTTATTGCAACAACATAAAAACCCTTTTCCTCTCTTTCCTTTCTAACCAATCCCCTATCTTCCTCTATCTTCTTCAACTCATATTTTATTTTCTTAATTCTTTTTTTTATCATCTCATAATAGTCAGCAACAACATACTCTCCTCCTCCTAAAAAACCAGGTCTATCTTTCTCACTAGTTCTATGAAACAATTCTCTCACAAAAGGTTTTTCATATTGTAACTTAGCCAGATTAACCTGTAATTTTGCCTCCCTCCTTTTCGCCCTCCTCATAAATATTTCAACTATTAATCTTATTCTGTCATATACTTCCACCCTAAGAGTTTTCTCCAGGTTATACCATTGGGAAGGTCTTAAAGCATCATTTACAAACGCTATTTTAATATCATTTTTCTCGATATATTCCTTCACTTCTTCTATTTTACCTTTTCCAAGATAATAGGAGGCGTCCTCTTCCTTTTTCTGTATAAAAACTTTTTCTATTTTATAATCTAAGGATTCAGCAAGAGAAATAATCTCTGTCACATCCTCATCTTTTGATAGCACCACTCCTTTCACATTTTTAATCCCATTCTGAAATATAAACTTTCCAGTGGAAATGAGGGGGTGGGAAGCCGCCGGCGGGAATTGAACCCGCGACCTTCTGATTACGAATCAGATGCTCTTCCTGCTGAGCTACGGCGGCTCATGCAACATATGCTTCTGCAAGTATTCTATATTCGCCGTAACCAATCAGTTTTAAAATAATATTCCATTCTCCTGGTAAAGGCTCTTCAAAATAGAAATATTCTTCATATGACCTTGACTTTGCAGTTGTGCAATAATCTTTTTCTATTTTTTCTGAAGGAGTTAAAATAGTAAGGTTTAGTTTCCCCTGGCTTAAAAATTGCACATCAGAATAGACAGGATTTGAAAAATTTACTTCAATTATAATATGAAGATATTTTGTTTTTTCCCGAATAATTACAGGTATGGATACATTTTTTGCAATTTCAGAATTAAAAATATCTATCCATTTAAATTCTTCTTTCATATTAGCTATTGTTACCCATTCATATCTCTCTCCTTTTTTAAAAAAATCTGACATCTTTCCATAAATTTCTCCAGCTGAAATACATCCACAGAGCAATATGTTGATTATTAAAGCAGTTGCAATGAATATCTTCTTCACAAAAAGAAAATAATTGGTGTTAATAATATTATTGTTTTTAGCAGAATAAATTGCAACAGAGGCAGATACAGATTTACCGTTTTTAAATCTGTATTTTGTTATTGTGAGAGCTCAGCAATAACAAATTTTTCAACAAAATAGTTTGTTTTGCGGTTGTTATTCTGTAAA is part of the Thermoplasmatales archaeon genome and encodes:
- the hflX gene encoding GTPase HflX, with protein sequence MKGVVLSKDEDVTEIISLAESLDYKIEKVFIQKKEEDASYYLGKGKIEEVKEYIEKNDIKIAFVNDALRPSQWYNLEKTLRVEVYDRIRLIVEIFMRRAKRREAKLQVNLAKLQYEKPFVRELFHRTSEKDRPGFLGGGEYVVADYYEMIKKRIKKIKYELKKIEEDRGLVRKEREEKGFYVVAITGYTNAGKSSILKALTGDDVEIDDRLFTTLSTKTKKLAKSSLPILLIDTVGFIKDLPHWLINAFHSTLEEISFSDLILLVVDSSDNDNILIEKIKASLKEIYILKEEPKIIIVMNKIDKIKREEMEKKIKIVEENFNIKTIPISALTGENIDLLIYEIENCLPFSYLELRIPEKEKTFISWIWENSNVLDFSVDGTANLKIKCSEKLKEIIKGKCNKLGGEVKIWK